The following coding sequences are from one Lolium rigidum isolate FL_2022 chromosome 6, APGP_CSIRO_Lrig_0.1, whole genome shotgun sequence window:
- the LOC124667471 gene encoding delta(3,5)-Delta(2,4)-dienoyl-CoA isomerase, peroxisomal-like translates to MASGGGGSSETELLRGFKTLAVARQDPAAAVYEVRLNRPAQRNALSPEAFAEIPRAMALLDRLPAARAVVLSAAGPHFCAGIELGGPGNPLAAPPGTDPVAAADGLRRAILDMQAALTAVELCRKPVIAAVHGACVGGGVDLVAACDIRYCSKDATFVLKEVDMAIVADLGALQRLPMIIGYGNTAELALTGRRITALQAKEMGLVTRVFDSKQELDAGVAKIAKEISEKSAWAVMGTKAVLLRSRDITVEQGLEHVATWNAGMMKSNDLMEAIKAFVEKRKPVFSKL, encoded by the exons atggccagcggcggcggcggctcatcgGAGACGGAGCTCCTGCGGGGCTTCAAGACGCTGGCCGTGGCGCGCCAGGACCCGGCGGCGGCGGTCTACGAGGTGCGCCTGAACCGCCCCGCCCAGCGCAACGCGCTCAGCCCGGAGGCCTTCGCGGAGATCCCGCGCGCCATGGCCCTCCTCGACCGCCTCCCCGCCGCGCGCGCCGTCGTGCTCTCGGCCGCCGGCCCGCACTTCTGCGCGGGCATCGAGCTCGGCGGGCCCGGGAACCCGCTCGCCGCGCCCCCCGGCACCgaccccgtcgccgccgccgacgggctCCGCCGCGCCATCCTCGACATGCAGGCCGCGCTCACCGCCGTCGAGCTCTGCCGGAAGCCCGTCATCGCCGCCGTGCACGGCGcctgcgtcggcggcggcgtcgaccTCGTCGCCGCCTGCGACATCCGCTACTGCTCCAAGGACGCCACCTTCGTGCTCAAGGAGGTGGACATGGCCATCGTCGCCGACCTCGGAGCGCTGCAGCGCCTGCCGATGATCATCGGCTACGGGAACACAGCCGAACTCGCGCTCACAGGACGCAGGATCACCGCGCTACAAGCCAAGGAGATGGGGCTCGTCACTAGGGTGTTCGATTCCAAGCAGGAGCTGGATGCCGGTGTTGCGAAGATCGCCAAAG AAATATCAGAGAAGTCGGCATGGGCAGTGATGGGAACGAAGGCCGTTCTGCTGAGAAGCAGGGATATAACAGTAGAGCAGGGCCTGGAGCATGTAGCGACGTGGAACGCGGGAATGATGAAGTCTAATGACCTGATGGAGGCCATCAAAGCTTTCGTGGAGAAGAGGAAACCTGTTTTCTCTAAGCTCTGA